One window of Leifsonia sp. AK011 genomic DNA carries:
- a CDS encoding tRNA (adenine-N1)-methyltransferase, producing MTPRPRSGPFSAGDRVQLTGPKGRMNTITLKTGGEFHSHRGVLSHELIIGQPDGSVIQSSDGTEYLALRPLLSDFALSMPRGAAIIYPKDAAQILAQADIFPGATVVEAGVGSGALSLWLLRAIGPQGRLMSFERREEFAEVAKGNVETFLGELPDTWSVGIGDFQDALPSAAEPGTVDRIVLDMLAPWECLDVAATALTPGGVLLCYIATVTQLSRVAEAIRATGEFTEPVSTETLIRGWHVEGLAVRPDHRMVAHTGFLLTARRLAPGTVLPALKRRASKSDFSDEDVEIWTPGSVGERPLSEKGLRRAVREARIAADAASASPEAGGQ from the coding sequence GTGACCCCTCGTCCGCGCAGCGGTCCCTTCTCCGCAGGGGACCGCGTACAGCTCACCGGCCCCAAGGGCCGCATGAACACGATCACGCTCAAGACGGGTGGGGAGTTCCACAGCCATCGCGGAGTGCTCAGTCACGAGCTCATCATTGGCCAGCCGGATGGTTCGGTCATCCAGTCCTCCGATGGCACCGAGTACCTCGCCCTGCGCCCCCTCCTGAGCGATTTCGCCCTCTCCATGCCGCGGGGGGCGGCGATCATCTACCCGAAGGACGCCGCGCAGATTCTTGCGCAGGCGGACATCTTCCCCGGCGCCACCGTCGTCGAGGCAGGGGTCGGCTCCGGCGCACTGTCCCTGTGGCTCCTGCGTGCGATCGGGCCGCAGGGCAGGCTGATGTCCTTCGAGCGTCGAGAGGAGTTCGCGGAGGTCGCCAAGGGCAACGTCGAGACGTTCCTCGGCGAGCTACCGGACACCTGGTCGGTGGGCATCGGTGATTTCCAGGATGCCCTTCCCAGCGCCGCGGAACCCGGCACCGTCGACCGCATCGTGCTCGACATGCTCGCGCCGTGGGAGTGCCTCGACGTCGCCGCGACCGCGCTGACCCCCGGAGGTGTGCTGCTCTGCTACATCGCCACCGTGACCCAGCTGTCCCGCGTCGCCGAGGCAATCCGGGCGACGGGGGAGTTCACCGAGCCGGTCTCGACCGAGACCCTCATCCGTGGCTGGCACGTCGAGGGCCTCGCCGTGCGCCCGGACCATCGGATGGTGGCCCACACGGGCTTCCTCCTGACCGCTCGGCGTCTTGCGCCCGGAACTGTCCTCCCCGCTCTCAAGCGCCGCGCGTCTAAGTCGGACTTCAGCGATGAGGACGTCGAGATCTGGACACCCGGCTCGGTCGGCGAGCGCCCGCTCAGCGAGAAAGGCCTCCGCCGCGCGGTTCGTGAGGCGCGCATCGCGGCCGATGCCGCGAGCGCCAGCCCAGAGGCTGGCGGGCAGTAG
- a CDS encoding YafY family protein, with amino-acid sequence MAERVPSQKAQPQRAQDKLAFLLSLVPYLIDRDRVSVSEVATHFGVPEQQIRDAVQLLAVSGIPGETNSYQHGDLFDIAWDSFEDDDEIVLTNLVAIDDSPRFSAREAAALIAGLQYLSSLPEQADRAAIASLMSKLSRGASAEPSAVAVAASETDETLQLARDSVERGVQLEFTYVDSRGELEDRKVDPLRVESIDSDWYLRGWCHLREAIRTFRIDRISRPRITDEPISHEPSDVTLPETLFEGSDDDLSVTIEVDSAALPLLADYAPETVSADASDGRMTVSLRVSHYHGLKRLIASMPGAVTVLAPAEARAVVREWASAGAARYEA; translated from the coding sequence ATGGCTGAACGAGTTCCTTCGCAGAAGGCTCAACCCCAGCGCGCGCAGGACAAGCTGGCGTTCCTCCTCTCGCTCGTGCCGTACCTCATCGACCGTGATCGCGTGAGCGTTTCCGAGGTGGCGACGCATTTCGGGGTTCCCGAGCAGCAGATCCGCGACGCCGTACAGCTCCTCGCGGTCTCCGGCATTCCTGGGGAGACCAACTCGTACCAGCACGGTGACCTGTTCGACATCGCCTGGGATTCCTTCGAGGACGACGACGAGATCGTGCTCACGAACCTGGTCGCCATCGACGATTCACCGCGCTTCTCGGCACGCGAGGCCGCTGCCCTCATCGCCGGGCTCCAGTACCTCTCGTCGTTGCCGGAGCAGGCCGACCGGGCCGCGATCGCGAGCCTCATGTCGAAGCTCTCGCGCGGGGCATCCGCCGAACCGAGCGCCGTCGCTGTCGCGGCGAGCGAGACCGATGAGACCCTCCAGCTGGCACGGGACTCCGTCGAGCGCGGGGTGCAGCTCGAGTTCACCTACGTGGACTCACGCGGCGAGCTCGAGGATCGCAAGGTCGACCCGCTTCGCGTGGAATCGATCGACTCCGACTGGTACCTCAGGGGATGGTGTCACCTGCGCGAGGCCATCCGCACCTTCCGCATCGACAGGATCTCCCGCCCGCGAATCACCGACGAGCCCATCTCGCACGAACCCAGCGATGTCACGCTGCCCGAGACCCTCTTCGAGGGCTCTGACGATGATCTCTCCGTCACCATCGAGGTCGATTCCGCGGCGTTGCCCCTCCTCGCCGACTATGCACCGGAAACAGTCTCCGCGGACGCCTCGGACGGCAGGATGACGGTGAGCCTCCGTGTCTCGCACTACCACGGGCTCAAACGCCTCATCGCGAGCATGCCCGGCGCCGTGACCGTGCTCGCTCCCGCGGAGGCCCGCGCCGTAGTGCGCGAGTGGGCTTCGGCGGGTGCCGCGCGGTACGAGGCCTGA
- the tatA gene encoding Sec-independent protein translocase subunit TatA gives MFGNLTGWHLVAILVVVLVLFGAPKLPGLARSIGQSMRIFRSEVKTMKDESSADAESDADDEPEAANEAPSAKKSSAKGASKPKS, from the coding sequence ATGTTCGGAAACCTGACCGGATGGCACCTCGTCGCCATCCTCGTGGTGGTCCTGGTCCTGTTCGGTGCACCCAAGCTCCCCGGTCTCGCGCGCAGCATCGGGCAGTCCATGCGGATCTTCCGCAGCGAGGTCAAGACGATGAAGGACGAGTCGTCGGCCGACGCTGAGTCGGACGCTGACGACGAGCCAGAGGCGGCCAATGAAGCCCCGTCGGCGAAGAAGTCCTCCGCCAAGGGCGCCAGCAAGCCGAAGTCCTAG
- a CDS encoding HAD family phosphatase — MTSSSPAAVFWDMDGTLVNTEPYWMAAETELIESFGGQWSHEEALELVGAGLWHSARIIQAKGVTLSEEEVIDALTDRVLEKLDTEGIPWRPGARELLTELRDQKVPTALVTMSIGRMAHFVVDRLGFDGFDHVVSGDDVTHSKPHPEPYLHAAGLLDVDPALSVAIEDSPPGVASAVDAGMVTIGVPFILDLSDSAATHLWPTLEGRTVADLAALVPGGTP, encoded by the coding sequence GTGACCTCATCCTCTCCTGCCGCCGTTTTCTGGGACATGGACGGAACCCTCGTCAACACTGAGCCCTACTGGATGGCAGCCGAAACCGAGCTGATCGAGTCGTTCGGAGGGCAGTGGTCGCACGAGGAGGCCCTGGAGCTGGTGGGTGCCGGCCTATGGCACTCAGCGCGCATCATCCAGGCCAAGGGCGTGACTCTCTCCGAAGAGGAGGTCATCGATGCCCTCACCGACCGCGTCCTCGAGAAGCTCGACACCGAGGGGATCCCGTGGCGCCCGGGTGCACGCGAACTCCTCACCGAATTGCGTGACCAGAAGGTACCGACCGCTCTCGTGACGATGTCGATCGGCCGTATGGCTCACTTCGTCGTCGATCGGCTCGGGTTCGACGGGTTCGACCACGTGGTCTCGGGCGATGACGTCACGCATTCCAAGCCGCATCCCGAGCCCTACCTGCACGCGGCCGGGCTCCTGGACGTCGACCCGGCTCTCTCCGTCGCGATCGAGGACTCGCCCCCCGGAGTCGCCTCCGCAGTGGATGCAGGAATGGTCACGATCGGCGTCCCCTTCATCCTCGATCTCAGCGACTCCGCCGCAACTCACCTGTGGCCGACCCTCGAGGGCCGAACGGTCGCCGACCTCGCCGCACTCGTTCCCGGAGGCACCCCGTGA
- the lnt gene encoding apolipoprotein N-acyltransferase — MKPVLPLWAAVIVAAASGPVMDAGFPDKYLWPLALVGVALVLVTLIGRRIGGAILVGFVAGITFYLTHIQWASLFLGPLPMSALAVLESLFFAAGAVAITLAYRWVPLAFPTLLGRLGLLPVIVAGLWTAREAWASVWPYGGFAWGRIGISQSEGPLAPLYSWIGISGMSFVLVFLVAISIEAIRVAELPTLARIAAPVGVAAALLVFPAFPVSADGTMTVAAVQGNGKAGYFDGSSADDLLQAQLDASLPLFGEDVDVVVWPEGTTYRDPLKDPYTTSVFEYVSSEMDAPLVAQGVSERDGLFHNTAILWQAGEGALDFYDKKHPVPFGEYIPDRAFWRPFAPDLIDLIQREYTPGTTDNVFDVNGVIAGINICFDIVDDQILTESVEEGAQIIFASSNNADFGRTDESVQQLAIARVRAMELGRTIVNISTVGTSAIIGPDGSTIAQLPWYEPGAMVETVPLASTITPAVAAGRQVEWFVAGLGLAGLLIAGTALRRRNR; from the coding sequence GTGAAGCCCGTCTTGCCGCTCTGGGCGGCCGTCATCGTCGCGGCCGCGTCCGGCCCGGTGATGGATGCCGGCTTCCCTGACAAGTACCTCTGGCCGCTGGCTCTCGTGGGTGTCGCCCTGGTGCTCGTGACCCTCATCGGGCGGCGCATTGGGGGCGCCATCCTCGTCGGTTTCGTAGCCGGGATCACCTTCTACCTCACGCATATCCAGTGGGCGTCGCTCTTCCTCGGCCCTCTCCCGATGTCGGCCCTTGCTGTTCTTGAGTCGCTGTTCTTCGCGGCGGGCGCGGTCGCGATCACCCTTGCGTACCGGTGGGTGCCGCTGGCCTTCCCCACGCTGCTCGGGCGGCTGGGACTCCTGCCCGTGATCGTCGCCGGACTGTGGACGGCCCGGGAGGCCTGGGCGAGCGTGTGGCCGTACGGTGGTTTCGCATGGGGGCGCATCGGCATCTCCCAATCAGAAGGCCCTCTCGCCCCCCTGTACAGCTGGATCGGCATCTCGGGCATGTCGTTCGTGCTCGTGTTCCTCGTCGCGATCAGCATCGAAGCCATTCGCGTGGCAGAACTCCCGACCCTGGCGCGAATCGCTGCTCCCGTGGGTGTCGCGGCCGCACTGCTGGTGTTTCCGGCCTTCCCCGTTTCCGCCGACGGAACGATGACGGTCGCCGCCGTCCAGGGCAACGGCAAGGCGGGGTACTTCGACGGGTCGAGCGCCGACGACCTCCTGCAGGCCCAGCTGGATGCCAGCCTTCCACTCTTCGGGGAGGACGTCGACGTCGTCGTCTGGCCCGAGGGCACCACCTATCGCGATCCCCTGAAGGATCCGTACACCACGAGTGTGTTCGAGTACGTATCGAGCGAGATGGACGCACCTTTGGTGGCCCAGGGGGTGAGCGAACGCGACGGGCTGTTCCACAACACGGCGATCCTGTGGCAGGCGGGGGAGGGCGCGCTGGACTTCTACGACAAGAAGCATCCCGTGCCCTTCGGTGAATACATCCCCGATCGCGCATTCTGGCGACCGTTCGCGCCGGACCTCATCGACCTCATTCAGCGCGAATACACACCAGGGACCACTGACAACGTGTTCGATGTGAACGGCGTGATCGCCGGCATCAACATCTGCTTCGACATTGTGGACGACCAGATCCTGACGGAATCGGTGGAAGAGGGCGCCCAGATCATCTTCGCGTCGTCGAACAACGCGGACTTCGGGCGCACTGACGAGAGTGTTCAGCAGCTGGCCATCGCACGCGTCCGCGCGATGGAATTAGGTCGTACCATCGTGAACATTTCGACCGTGGGCACGAGCGCGATCATCGGGCCGGATGGGTCGACCATCGCCCAGCTTCCCTGGTACGAGCCCGGAGCCATGGTCGAAACGGTGCCGCTGGCATCGACGATCACCCCTGCAGTCGCCGCCGGCCGACAGGTCGAGTGGTTTGTTGCCGGGCTTGGTCTCGCCGGGCTGCTGATCGCGGGCACGGCTCTCCGCAGACGCAACCGCTGA
- the tatC gene encoding twin-arginine translocase subunit TatC, translated as MSLGEHLRELRKRLVISAVAILVAAVAGFFLSPFVIDALRVPINQIAEERNAEIIYTTVTGAFDLRLAISLTIAIVIASPVWLFQIFAFLVPGLTSKEKRYTFGFFFSAVPLFFLGAAAGWFVFPHMVELLTSFSAQEDATYLDAKIYYDFVIKLVLAIGIAFVLPVFLVLLNFVGVLSAASIIKGWRVAILVIVLFTAIATPAADVVSMFLLAIPMVLLYFAAYGVAWVHDRRAARRQAEFEPATA; from the coding sequence ATGTCGCTCGGGGAGCACCTCCGCGAGCTTCGTAAGCGCCTGGTGATCTCGGCGGTCGCCATCCTCGTTGCCGCTGTCGCCGGTTTCTTCCTCTCGCCGTTCGTCATTGACGCCCTCCGCGTGCCGATCAACCAGATCGCCGAGGAACGCAACGCCGAGATCATCTACACGACGGTGACGGGCGCTTTCGACCTGCGTCTCGCGATCTCGCTCACGATCGCGATCGTGATCGCCAGCCCGGTGTGGTTGTTCCAGATCTTCGCCTTCCTGGTGCCTGGGCTCACGTCGAAGGAGAAGCGGTACACCTTCGGGTTCTTCTTCTCGGCCGTGCCGCTCTTCTTCCTGGGCGCGGCGGCCGGATGGTTCGTCTTCCCGCACATGGTCGAGCTCCTGACGTCCTTCTCCGCGCAGGAGGACGCCACCTATCTCGACGCGAAGATCTACTACGACTTCGTGATCAAGCTCGTCCTCGCGATCGGTATCGCGTTTGTGCTGCCGGTGTTCCTCGTGCTCCTGAACTTCGTCGGGGTGTTGTCTGCGGCATCCATCATCAAGGGATGGCGCGTGGCGATCCTCGTCATCGTGCTGTTCACTGCCATCGCGACCCCTGCCGCCGACGTCGTCTCGATGTTCCTTCTCGCGATCCCCATGGTGCTCCTCTACTTCGCCGCCTACGGGGTGGCCTGGGTCCACGATCGCCGGGCGGCCCGCCGTCAGGCCGAATTCGAGCCAGCCACCGCTTAG
- a CDS encoding RNA helicase codes for MTDQLSPAERFAASRRRSGHPVLEAFRASQRFDLDAFQIEACTQLEDGKSVLVAAPTGAGKTIVAEFAIFQAMQRPRAKVFYTTPMKALSNQKFQELTAEYGPESVGLLTGDSNVNSGARIVIMTTEVLRNMLYADSDLLRDLEYVVMDEVHFLADRFRGAVWEEVIIHLPQSVRMVSLSATVSNAEEFGDWLQAVRGDTSVIVSEERPVPLDQHILMRTKLVDLFDSSGTIGTNRVNPELVQLSRSGSRPSGGRGGGRGGARHHSYGGRPETQRMQRPDVVRLLESRNLLPAIFFIFSRNGCDQAVAQVLRAGLRFTTTQERDEIREIVEERCRTLLDEDLAVLGYWDWLSGLERGVAAHHAGLLPAFKEVVEELFQKKLVKVVFATETLALGINMPARTVVLEKLEKFNGESRVPITPGEYTQLTGRAGRRGIDVEGHSVIQWVDGLDPQAVASLASRRTYPLNSSFRPTYNMAVNLIEQFGRQRTREILESSFAQFQADRAVVDLARKVRSQEESLAGYKQSMTCHLGDFGEYSGIRRELTDLERKGISNTASRAERDKRQRHLGDLRRRMKQHPCHACQERETHARWAERYWKLKRETDQLSSQIRNRTGAVARIFDRVTEVLVELGYLHSTESGEFELSETGRMLRRIYGERDLLVAESLRRGYWNDLDAPSLAAMATALVYEPRREEGELGDRHLPRGRFREALELTGNLWAELDDMEHAHRLPGSQPLSTGLALAMWRWTNGTPLDAVLREADMAAGDFVRWSKQTIDLLDQLSVVADGEVGRTARAALDGIRRGIVAYSSVA; via the coding sequence ATGACAGATCAGCTGTCCCCGGCAGAGCGGTTCGCAGCATCCCGACGCCGTAGCGGGCACCCCGTGCTCGAGGCCTTCCGCGCGAGCCAGAGGTTCGATCTCGACGCGTTCCAGATCGAGGCGTGCACCCAGCTCGAGGATGGCAAGAGCGTTCTCGTGGCCGCCCCAACGGGTGCGGGCAAGACGATCGTCGCCGAGTTCGCGATCTTCCAGGCCATGCAGCGGCCGCGCGCTAAGGTCTTCTACACGACGCCCATGAAGGCGTTGAGCAACCAGAAGTTCCAGGAACTCACAGCCGAGTACGGCCCGGAATCGGTTGGTCTGCTCACGGGCGACAGCAACGTGAACTCGGGCGCCCGGATCGTCATCATGACGACCGAGGTCCTGCGCAACATGCTCTACGCCGACTCCGATCTGCTCCGCGACCTCGAGTACGTCGTGATGGACGAGGTGCATTTCCTCGCCGACCGCTTCCGGGGTGCGGTGTGGGAGGAGGTCATCATCCACCTGCCGCAGTCGGTGCGTATGGTGTCCCTGAGCGCCACGGTCTCCAATGCCGAGGAGTTCGGTGACTGGCTGCAGGCCGTGCGCGGCGACACCTCGGTGATCGTGTCCGAGGAGCGCCCCGTGCCCCTTGACCAGCACATTCTCATGCGCACCAAGCTCGTCGACCTCTTCGACTCTTCCGGCACGATCGGCACGAATCGGGTGAACCCGGAGCTCGTGCAGCTGTCTCGGTCCGGCTCGCGACCGAGCGGCGGCCGGGGCGGTGGTCGCGGGGGAGCGCGGCATCACTCGTATGGCGGGCGCCCCGAGACGCAGCGGATGCAACGCCCGGATGTGGTGCGCCTGCTCGAGTCGCGCAATCTCCTCCCCGCCATCTTCTTCATCTTCAGCAGGAACGGATGCGACCAGGCGGTCGCGCAGGTCCTCCGCGCCGGGCTCCGCTTCACGACGACGCAGGAGCGCGACGAGATCCGCGAGATCGTCGAGGAGCGCTGCCGCACCCTGCTCGACGAGGATCTCGCCGTGCTCGGGTACTGGGACTGGCTCTCCGGTCTCGAGCGCGGTGTCGCCGCGCATCACGCTGGCCTCCTGCCCGCCTTCAAGGAGGTTGTGGAGGAGCTCTTCCAGAAGAAGCTCGTGAAGGTCGTCTTCGCCACCGAGACCCTCGCGCTCGGCATCAACATGCCGGCCAGAACCGTGGTCCTCGAGAAGCTAGAGAAGTTCAACGGCGAATCCCGGGTGCCCATCACACCGGGGGAGTACACGCAGCTCACGGGTCGAGCCGGGCGTCGCGGTATCGACGTGGAGGGTCACTCGGTGATCCAGTGGGTCGATGGGCTCGACCCGCAAGCCGTGGCATCCCTCGCCTCGAGGCGCACGTACCCCCTGAACTCCAGCTTCCGGCCGACCTACAACATGGCGGTCAACCTCATCGAGCAGTTCGGGCGACAGCGCACCCGCGAGATCCTCGAGTCGAGCTTCGCCCAGTTCCAGGCCGACAGGGCCGTCGTCGATCTTGCCCGCAAGGTTCGATCGCAGGAGGAGTCGCTCGCGGGCTACAAGCAGTCGATGACCTGCCACCTCGGTGATTTCGGAGAGTACTCCGGCATCCGTCGCGAACTCACCGACCTCGAGCGCAAGGGCATCTCGAACACAGCCAGTCGGGCTGAGCGAGACAAACGTCAGCGCCACCTGGGTGACCTCCGCAGGCGCATGAAGCAGCACCCCTGCCACGCCTGTCAGGAGCGCGAAACTCACGCACGGTGGGCTGAGCGCTATTGGAAGCTCAAGCGCGAAACCGATCAGCTCTCCAGCCAGATCCGCAACCGCACCGGTGCCGTCGCCCGCATCTTCGACCGAGTCACCGAAGTTCTCGTCGAGCTCGGCTATCTCCACTCGACCGAGTCAGGCGAGTTCGAACTGAGCGAGACCGGTCGGATGCTGCGGCGCATCTACGGCGAGCGAGACCTCCTCGTTGCCGAGAGTCTCCGCCGCGGATACTGGAACGACCTCGACGCGCCCTCACTCGCCGCGATGGCCACGGCCCTCGTCTACGAGCCGCGGCGCGAGGAGGGCGAACTCGGCGACCGCCACCTGCCGCGAGGCCGGTTCCGCGAGGCGCTCGAGCTCACCGGCAACCTGTGGGCCGAGCTTGACGATATGGAGCACGCGCATCGACTGCCCGGCAGCCAGCCGCTCTCCACCGGTCTCGCCCTCGCCATGTGGCGGTGGACCAACGGCACGCCCCTCGACGCGGTGCTCCGCGAGGCGGACATGGCCGCAGGCGACTTCGTGCGCTGGTCCAAGCAGACGATCGACCTCCTCGACCAGCTTTCGGTCGTGGCGGACGGCGAGGTCGGCCGCACGGCGCGAGCGGCGCTCGACGGCATCCGTCGGGGCATCGTGGCGTACAGTTCCGTCGCATGA
- a CDS encoding proteasome assembly chaperone family protein, with protein sequence MPDQANFASGRLLVVAFEGWNDAGEAASGAVRTLKDALDLYPVAEVDPEDYFDYQFNRPSVAIGDDGNRMLLWPGVTIYGPVRPNAGRGVSIAADAELEVSASNEANIFLMLGTEPSRGWKTFTREVFEVLEDNDIRAIVFLGAMLADVPHSRPISIFTSSENAAVRAEFGMERSSYEGPVGILSVLADAAEKAGIPTMSIWASVPHYVHNAPSPKATLAIVDKLEEVIDVVIPRGDLVTEAAAWESGIDALAGDDDDMASYIEQLEQARDTVDSPEASGEAIAQEFERYLRRGDKPDGGSAGEEPWRKE encoded by the coding sequence ATGCCCGATCAAGCGAATTTTGCGTCCGGGCGGCTCCTGGTAGTCGCTTTCGAGGGCTGGAACGATGCCGGTGAGGCGGCGAGTGGCGCAGTGCGCACGCTCAAGGATGCTCTGGATCTCTACCCGGTGGCCGAGGTCGATCCCGAGGACTACTTCGACTACCAGTTCAATCGACCCTCCGTCGCGATCGGCGATGACGGCAACCGGATGCTGCTCTGGCCCGGTGTGACGATCTACGGTCCGGTACGACCGAACGCGGGGCGTGGTGTGTCGATCGCCGCAGACGCCGAACTCGAGGTCAGCGCCTCCAACGAGGCCAATATCTTCCTCATGCTCGGGACCGAGCCCTCCCGCGGGTGGAAGACCTTCACGCGGGAGGTATTCGAGGTACTGGAGGACAACGACATCCGGGCCATCGTCTTCCTCGGCGCGATGCTGGCCGACGTTCCGCACTCCCGGCCGATCTCCATCTTCACGAGCAGCGAAAACGCTGCCGTCCGAGCCGAGTTCGGCATGGAGCGCAGTTCATACGAGGGGCCCGTCGGCATCCTGTCGGTTCTTGCCGATGCGGCGGAGAAGGCCGGCATCCCGACGATGTCGATCTGGGCGTCCGTCCCCCACTACGTGCACAACGCGCCATCGCCCAAGGCGACCCTGGCGATCGTCGACAAGCTCGAGGAGGTCATCGACGTGGTCATTCCCCGCGGAGACCTCGTGACCGAGGCCGCGGCCTGGGAGAGCGGGATCGACGCGCTCGCCGGGGATGACGACGATATGGCCTCGTACATCGAGCAGCTTGAGCAGGCGCGTGACACCGTCGACTCCCCCGAGGCGAGCGGTGAGGCGATCGCCCAGGAGTTCGAGCGCTACCTTCGCCGCGGCGACAAGCCGGACGGCGGCTCGGCCGGCGAGGAGCCCTGGCGCAAGGAGTAG
- a CDS encoding YafY family protein, protein MSSSPQRVPVEERLFSLVLALLATDNGLTKNEILSTVQGYRQRYSASGDNASLERQFERDKDDIRELGVPLETIETPGEAGNNQNLRYLIPRGTYELPTDVRFSPEENTLLSLAAMVWREGSLSGESRRAILKLKALGVATTEPVLGYAPRVRVREAAFDPLGEALERHVIVRFSYLKPGEAAARVRTVAPLALVQHQGRWHLFADEPESGVTKTFLLRRIVSPVELTSKSFEPPVGDQSARALAELDRVWASRVAVVEVEPGTDAAIRLNNRRGTSLLPDGSLQLHHTDANILADELAGFGPEVLVISPPELREAVRSRLQRTAADHG, encoded by the coding sequence GTGTCGAGTTCCCCACAGAGAGTTCCCGTCGAGGAGCGGCTGTTCAGCCTTGTGCTGGCCCTGCTCGCGACGGATAACGGGCTGACCAAGAACGAGATCCTCTCGACGGTCCAGGGCTATCGCCAGCGCTACTCCGCCTCCGGTGACAACGCGTCGCTCGAGCGGCAATTCGAGCGCGACAAGGACGACATCCGCGAGCTCGGCGTTCCGCTGGAGACCATCGAGACGCCAGGTGAGGCCGGCAACAACCAGAACCTGCGTTACCTCATCCCGCGCGGAACCTATGAATTACCCACCGATGTTCGTTTCTCCCCGGAGGAGAACACGCTCTTGTCACTGGCTGCGATGGTCTGGCGAGAGGGATCGCTGTCGGGGGAGTCGCGTCGTGCCATCCTGAAGCTCAAGGCACTGGGGGTCGCCACCACGGAACCAGTTCTCGGGTACGCACCGCGCGTCCGCGTTCGCGAGGCTGCGTTCGATCCTCTCGGTGAGGCTCTCGAACGCCACGTCATCGTGCGGTTCTCGTATCTCAAGCCGGGCGAAGCAGCTGCGCGAGTGCGGACCGTCGCGCCGCTTGCCCTCGTCCAGCACCAGGGACGGTGGCACCTCTTCGCCGACGAGCCGGAGTCCGGGGTCACCAAGACGTTCCTCCTTCGGCGGATCGTGAGTCCCGTCGAGCTCACCTCGAAGAGTTTCGAACCGCCAGTGGGCGACCAGAGCGCCCGCGCCCTCGCAGAACTCGACCGGGTCTGGGCCTCACGAGTTGCCGTCGTCGAGGTTGAACCCGGAACGGATGCCGCGATCCGCCTGAACAACCGCCGTGGGACGTCTCTCCTCCCCGACGGCTCGCTCCAACTCCACCACACCGACGCGAACATCCTCGCTGACGAACTAGCCGGTTTCGGTCCCGAGGTCCTCGTGATCTCCCCGCCGGAGCTGCGCGAGGCCGTCCGCTCGCGCCTGCAGAGAACGGCGGCAGATCATGGCTGA
- a CDS encoding undecaprenyl-diphosphate phosphatase produces MGFLEAIILGLIQGLTEFLPISSSAHLRIAGEFLPSATDPGATFTAITQLGTELAVLIYFRKDIGRILTKWFQQFGRSKGAHSEPIDRRDPDVRLGWLIIIGTIPIVILGYFAQDYIRSTFRSLWLVAIVLIVFGIILGLADLLSKRVREIEQMTYRDGVIIGLAQMLALIPGVSRSGSTMTAGRILGYTRPAAARFGFLLAVPAVFGSGLYELVHSFGEPEGAYGYAETAVATVVAFGVGYAVIAFLMQYISKHSFLPFVIYRILLGGTLIVLLALGILNPL; encoded by the coding sequence ATGGGTTTTCTCGAGGCCATCATCCTCGGGCTCATCCAGGGTCTGACCGAATTCCTCCCGATCTCCTCGAGCGCCCACCTGCGCATCGCGGGCGAATTCCTCCCCTCCGCGACGGACCCGGGCGCCACGTTCACCGCCATCACCCAGCTCGGGACCGAGCTCGCCGTACTGATCTACTTCCGCAAGGACATCGGTCGCATTCTCACCAAGTGGTTCCAGCAGTTCGGCCGCAGCAAGGGCGCCCACTCCGAACCGATCGACCGGCGCGACCCCGATGTGCGGCTGGGCTGGCTCATCATCATCGGCACGATCCCCATCGTGATTCTCGGCTACTTCGCGCAGGACTACATCCGCTCGACCTTCAGGTCGCTGTGGCTCGTGGCGATCGTGCTCATCGTCTTCGGCATCATCCTCGGACTCGCCGACCTCCTCTCCAAGCGCGTCCGCGAGATCGAACAGATGACCTACCGCGATGGCGTGATCATCGGACTCGCCCAGATGCTCGCCCTGATCCCCGGGGTATCCCGCTCAGGATCAACGATGACCGCAGGTCGGATCCTGGGCTACACGAGGCCAGCCGCCGCGCGATTCGGGTTCCTTCTCGCGGTGCCCGCCGTGTTCGGCAGCGGCCTCTACGAGCTCGTGCACAGCTTCGGCGAGCCCGAGGGCGCCTACGGGTATGCCGAGACCGCGGTGGCCACCGTGGTGGCCTTCGGAGTGGGCTACGCGGTCATCGCCTTCCTGATGCAGTACATCTCGAAGCACTCGTTCCTGCCGTTCGTGATCTACCGCATCCTGCTGGGAGGCACGCTCATCGTGCTCCTGGCACTCGGCATCCTCAACCCGCTGTAG